From a single Nocardioides panacis genomic region:
- a CDS encoding aldo/keto reductase, whose protein sequence is MELRRLGGLGHQSSVLIYGAAALGDVDQDTADASVQEALDGGINHFDVARDYGDAELRLAPWMPRIRDSIFLATKTGERDRDAAWAQINESLERLGTDTVDLLQLHAVGDLDELDKVTRAGGALEAALRAQEEGLVGAVGITGHSHTAPSTHLEALRRHPFASVLTPLNPALWQVPGYREDYEALVAEVQRQDAALMTIKTVARRNWPQGADQSFATWYEPQSDPGRIRAGVSWVLAHPEVTGLATPGDVRLLTHVLAAEADRMPVPDAEAVLAGDADYSSPFLDMPI, encoded by the coding sequence ATGGAGCTGCGACGGCTGGGCGGGCTCGGACACCAGAGCTCGGTGCTGATCTACGGGGCGGCGGCGCTCGGCGACGTCGACCAGGACACCGCCGACGCCTCGGTCCAGGAGGCCCTCGACGGGGGCATCAACCACTTCGACGTGGCCCGCGACTACGGCGACGCCGAGCTCCGCCTCGCCCCGTGGATGCCTCGGATCCGCGACTCGATCTTCCTGGCCACCAAGACCGGCGAGCGGGACCGGGACGCCGCCTGGGCGCAGATCAACGAGTCGCTCGAGCGGCTGGGCACCGACACCGTCGACCTGCTCCAGCTGCACGCGGTCGGCGACCTCGACGAGCTCGACAAGGTGACCCGCGCCGGCGGTGCGCTCGAGGCCGCGCTGCGCGCGCAGGAGGAGGGCCTGGTCGGCGCCGTCGGCATCACCGGGCACAGCCACACCGCGCCGAGCACGCACCTGGAGGCGCTGCGCCGGCACCCGTTCGCCTCGGTGCTGACCCCGCTGAACCCGGCGCTGTGGCAGGTGCCGGGCTACCGCGAGGACTACGAGGCGCTGGTCGCCGAGGTCCAGCGCCAGGACGCCGCGCTGATGACGATCAAGACCGTCGCGCGCCGCAACTGGCCCCAGGGCGCCGACCAGTCCTTCGCCACCTGGTACGAGCCGCAGAGCGACCCCGGACGGATCCGGGCCGGCGTCTCGTGGGTGCTCGCGCACCCCGAGGTGACCGGGCTGGCGACCCCCGGCGACGTACGCCTGCTCACGCACGTCCTCGCCGCCGAGGCCGACCGGATGCCGGTCCCCGACGCCGAGGCGGTGCTGGCCGGCGACGCGGACTACTCCTCGCCGTTCCTCGACATGCCGATCTAG
- a CDS encoding tetratricopeptide repeat-containing diguanylate cyclase has product MLRYDARTALARARTELDVAGADPDTVTYQRWLLIKGAAQARIGDTEDGARIMREVKGWAEERGEDTLLAVSHRRLSALFRRVGDPALMLEHAVVAVDLLDDGVEAAMHADHLLGLADALGASGSYEDSIRRYNEASVLADGCGDRYLQLAVLNNLSYTQYEAGLSSEAVATAERLRKEAESDGQPLMTHNADTIARAYLAVGRFHDAAEVLEPLIAGADTGEDCDGVVCALLTLTEVRRKAGSFDEAQAALDRANQLAQHYALSGRLIEGLSEQAELHAARGDYERAFETLRDFHRADVQLRAMERDGRARTLNAIFEATEARRSSDFFRELSVRDPLTGLHNRRHLDARLLELLEQVQSDGSHLTVGLVDLDHFKRINDTRSHAVGDEVLRQVAQLLQTAAEEVPGGLAARMGGEEFLVLLPGIDRASGVVRLDNLRRRIAAHPWAPVTDGIAVTASVGVASAPVDELERGALLALADENLYRAKADGRNRVVA; this is encoded by the coding sequence ATGCTCCGGTACGACGCCCGGACCGCTCTGGCGCGCGCCCGCACCGAGCTGGACGTCGCCGGGGCCGACCCGGACACCGTCACCTACCAGCGCTGGCTGCTGATCAAGGGCGCCGCACAGGCGCGCATCGGGGACACCGAGGACGGCGCGCGGATCATGCGCGAGGTCAAGGGCTGGGCCGAGGAGCGGGGCGAGGACACCCTGCTCGCGGTGAGCCACCGGCGCCTCTCCGCGCTGTTCCGGCGGGTGGGTGACCCGGCGCTGATGCTCGAGCACGCGGTCGTCGCCGTCGACCTGCTCGACGACGGCGTCGAGGCCGCCATGCACGCCGACCACCTGCTCGGCCTGGCCGACGCGCTGGGCGCCAGCGGCTCCTACGAGGACTCGATCCGGCGCTACAACGAGGCGTCGGTGCTCGCGGACGGCTGCGGCGACCGCTACCTGCAGCTCGCGGTGCTGAACAACCTCTCCTACACGCAGTACGAGGCCGGTCTCTCCTCCGAGGCGGTGGCCACCGCCGAGCGGCTGCGCAAGGAGGCCGAGAGCGACGGCCAGCCCCTGATGACGCACAACGCGGACACGATCGCGCGCGCCTACCTCGCCGTGGGCCGGTTCCACGACGCCGCCGAGGTGCTCGAGCCGCTGATCGCCGGGGCGGACACCGGCGAGGACTGCGACGGCGTGGTCTGCGCGCTGCTCACGCTCACCGAGGTGCGCCGCAAGGCCGGCAGCTTCGACGAGGCGCAGGCGGCGCTGGACCGGGCCAACCAGCTCGCCCAGCACTACGCGCTGTCCGGTCGGCTCATCGAGGGCCTCAGCGAGCAGGCCGAGCTGCACGCCGCCCGCGGCGACTACGAGCGGGCGTTCGAGACGCTGCGCGACTTCCACCGGGCCGACGTCCAGCTGCGGGCGATGGAGCGCGACGGCCGGGCCCGCACCCTGAACGCGATCTTCGAGGCCACCGAGGCCCGCCGCAGCAGCGACTTCTTCCGCGAGCTGTCCGTGCGGGACCCGCTGACCGGGCTGCACAACCGCCGGCACCTCGACGCCCGGCTGCTCGAGCTGCTCGAGCAGGTGCAGTCGGACGGTTCGCACCTGACGGTCGGCCTGGTCGACCTCGACCACTTCAAGCGGATCAACGACACCCGGTCGCACGCGGTCGGCGACGAGGTGCTCCGCCAGGTGGCCCAGCTGCTGCAGACCGCGGCCGAGGAGGTCCCGGGCGGGCTGGCCGCGCGCATGGGCGGCGAGGAGTTCCTGGTGCTGCTGCCGGGCATCGACCGGGCCTCCGGCGTCGTGCGGCTCGACAACCTCCGCCGCCGGATCGCCGCGCACCCCTGGGCGCCGGTCACCGACGGGATCGCCGTGACCGCGAGCGTCGGGGTCGCCTCGGCTCCGGTCGACGAGCTCGAGCGCGGCGCCCTGCTGGCGCTGGCCGACGAGAACCTCTACCGCGCCAAGGCCGACGGCCGCAACCGCGTCGTCGCCTGA
- a CDS encoding putative quinol monooxygenase: MTVDRGLLALLEAKPGKGDELAAFLEQGRALAAEEAGTVTWYAFRLSDTTYGIFDTFENEEDRQAHLNGRIPAALGQVAPDLLAADPDIRTTDIIAVK, from the coding sequence ATGACGGTCGACCGAGGACTGCTCGCCCTGCTCGAGGCCAAGCCAGGCAAGGGCGACGAGCTCGCCGCGTTCCTGGAGCAGGGCCGCGCGCTCGCGGCCGAGGAGGCCGGCACCGTGACCTGGTACGCCTTCCGGCTCAGCGACACGACCTACGGGATCTTCGACACCTTCGAGAACGAGGAGGACCGCCAGGCGCACCTCAACGGCCGGATCCCGGCCGCCCTGGGCCAGGTGGCCCCGGACCTGCTGGCCGCCGACCCCGACATCCGTACGACGGACATCATCGCGGTGAAGTAG
- a CDS encoding cupin domain-containing protein, producing MSEPVRVVKADELVAADPTPGMARSQAFGAPGLWAGQVETAPGAVSGWHHHDSNESSLYVVSGVLRLEFEGHDGYVDAEAGDFVHVPAFTVHRESNPAGTPSVAVIARAGDGVPTVNVEGPTSPR from the coding sequence ATGAGCGAACCAGTCCGCGTGGTGAAGGCCGACGAGCTCGTGGCGGCGGACCCGACGCCCGGCATGGCGCGGTCCCAGGCCTTCGGGGCGCCGGGGCTGTGGGCCGGTCAGGTCGAGACGGCCCCGGGCGCGGTCTCCGGCTGGCACCACCACGACAGCAACGAGTCCAGCCTGTACGTCGTCTCCGGCGTGCTGCGCCTGGAGTTCGAGGGCCACGACGGGTACGTCGACGCGGAGGCGGGTGACTTCGTGCACGTGCCGGCGTTCACCGTGCACCGCGAGAGCAACCCCGCGGGCACGCCGTCGGTCGCGGTGATCGCCCGCGCCGGGGACGGCGTGCCGACGGTGAACGTCGAGGGACCTACTTCACCGCGATGA
- a CDS encoding MFS transporter, which produces MPSPTRAPQTVALALVLTVVMTGGTLPSSVYRTYEQSFGFGLVTVTVVYASYAAGVLVALVAFGQWSDVLGRRPLLAAGLVAAVLSAGCFLLADGVAVLLVGRLLSGLSAGIFVGTATAAVTETARGSWTRRAPLVATTANVTGLGLGPLLGGLLVAWAPAPMRTPYAVHLGLCLAGLVVVALLPESAERAGPAGARLHRMRLAVPEEVRPFFVATGALGLAAFAVLGLFTAVTPTIAAEVLGVTGPVAVALLISTFYVGSAVGQVALTRLGEGTWERVAAAALVTGMALLALAMVTGWWPVLVLGGLVSGLGHGVGFSQGLATLVAHTPDGTRAAVTSAYFAVVYVGMSVPVVVEGLTSAAVGVVPAGVGFAAVVAATVAGAYALSRRSGRRARPGATLVG; this is translated from the coding sequence GTGCCGTCCCCGACCCGTGCCCCGCAGACCGTCGCGCTCGCCCTGGTGCTGACCGTCGTGATGACCGGCGGGACGCTGCCGTCCTCGGTCTACCGGACCTACGAGCAGTCCTTCGGGTTCGGCCTGGTGACGGTGACGGTGGTCTACGCGTCGTACGCCGCGGGGGTGCTGGTCGCGCTGGTCGCCTTCGGCCAGTGGTCGGACGTGCTCGGGCGCCGGCCGCTGCTGGCCGCCGGCCTCGTCGCGGCGGTGCTCAGCGCCGGCTGCTTCCTGCTCGCCGACGGCGTCGCGGTGCTGCTCGTCGGGCGGCTGCTCTCCGGGCTGTCGGCCGGGATCTTCGTCGGCACCGCGACGGCCGCGGTCACCGAGACGGCCCGCGGATCCTGGACGCGGCGCGCCCCGCTGGTCGCGACGACCGCGAACGTCACCGGGCTCGGGCTCGGCCCGCTGCTCGGCGGGCTCCTGGTGGCCTGGGCTCCGGCACCGATGCGGACGCCGTACGCCGTGCACCTCGGGCTGTGCCTGGCGGGTCTGGTCGTCGTCGCGCTGCTGCCGGAGTCGGCGGAACGGGCCGGCCCTGCTGGGGCGCGGCTGCACCGGATGCGGCTCGCCGTCCCCGAGGAGGTGCGGCCGTTCTTCGTGGCCACCGGGGCGCTGGGGCTGGCGGCGTTCGCGGTGCTCGGCCTGTTCACCGCGGTCACCCCGACGATCGCCGCCGAGGTCCTGGGCGTCACCGGCCCGGTCGCGGTCGCCCTGCTGATCTCCACGTTCTACGTCGGCTCCGCCGTCGGCCAGGTCGCGCTGACCCGGCTCGGCGAGGGCACCTGGGAGCGGGTCGCCGCGGCCGCGCTGGTGACCGGCATGGCGCTGCTGGCCCTCGCCATGGTGACCGGCTGGTGGCCGGTCCTGGTGCTCGGCGGCCTGGTGTCCGGGCTCGGCCACGGCGTCGGCTTCAGCCAGGGCCTCGCGACGCTGGTCGCGCACACGCCGGACGGCACCCGGGCGGCGGTGACCTCCGCCTACTTCGCGGTCGTCTACGTCGGCATGTCGGTGCCGGTCGTGGTCGAGGGCCTGACCTCGGCGGCCGTCGGCGTCGTGCCGGCCGGCGTCGGCTTCGCGGCGGTGGTGGCCGCGACGGTGGCCGGCGCCTACGCGCTCTCGAGGCGGTCCGGCCGGCGCGCACGGCCGGGTGCCACACTGGTCGGATGA
- a CDS encoding RNA polymerase sigma factor, with amino-acid sequence MDQQRSDAALARAARLGDTDAFAVIVDRHGPGMRRYARFILGDDDDASDATQEALVSAWRSLDGFRGESTLRTWLFTLVSRRAADLQRTRKPTPLEDEALERHIESVSDVTLGGAMESQLLGALRAALQELPIRQRSCWLLREVEGLSYDEIATALSITPTSVRGLLHRSREALARRMEAWR; translated from the coding sequence GTGGACCAGCAGCGCAGCGACGCCGCGCTGGCGCGCGCGGCCCGGCTCGGGGACACCGACGCCTTCGCCGTGATCGTCGACCGGCACGGCCCGGGGATGCGGCGCTACGCCCGGTTCATCCTCGGCGACGACGACGACGCGTCCGACGCGACGCAGGAGGCGCTGGTCTCCGCCTGGCGCAGCCTCGACGGGTTCCGCGGCGAGTCCACCCTGCGCACCTGGCTGTTCACCCTGGTCTCGCGCCGGGCGGCCGACCTGCAGCGCACGCGCAAGCCGACCCCGCTGGAGGACGAGGCCCTCGAGCGGCACATAGAGTCGGTCTCCGACGTGACGCTGGGCGGGGCGATGGAGAGCCAGCTGCTCGGCGCGCTGCGGGCGGCGCTCCAGGAGCTGCCGATCCGGCAGCGGTCGTGCTGGCTGCTCCGTGAGGTCGAGGGCCTGTCGTACGACGAGATCGCGACCGCACTGAGCATCACCCCGACGAGCGTGCGGGGACTGCTGCACCGCAGCCGCGAGGCACTGGCGAGGAGGATGGAGGCGTGGCGATGA
- a CDS encoding Asp23/Gls24 family envelope stress response protein, which translates to MAEQTSTPITGRTTDIATQGTGALASDHGKTAIADTVVSKIAGIATREVSGVYNLGGGATRAVGAIRERIPGSRTNFGQGVTVEVGERQAAIDVDLVAEFGVAIADLAAGVRRNVISSVERMTGLEVTEVNITVHDVHLENEDDDTEPAPSRVE; encoded by the coding sequence ATGGCCGAGCAGACCAGCACGCCGATCACGGGCAGGACCACCGACATCGCCACCCAGGGCACCGGCGCCCTCGCGAGCGACCACGGCAAGACCGCCATCGCGGACACCGTCGTGTCGAAGATCGCCGGCATCGCGACCCGCGAGGTGAGCGGCGTCTACAACCTCGGCGGCGGCGCGACCCGTGCGGTCGGCGCGATCCGCGAGCGCATCCCGGGCTCGCGCACCAACTTCGGCCAGGGCGTCACCGTCGAGGTCGGCGAGCGGCAGGCCGCGATCGACGTGGACCTCGTCGCGGAGTTCGGTGTCGCGATCGCCGACCTGGCAGCCGGGGTACGCCGCAACGTGATCTCCTCGGTGGAGCGGATGACCGGTCTCGAGGTCACCGAGGTCAACATCACGGTGCACGACGTCCACCTCGAGAACGAGGACGACGACACCGAGCCCGCCCCGAGCCGCGTCGAGTGA
- a CDS encoding Asp23/Gls24 family envelope stress response protein, giving the protein MAEPTRPAAGAEDSAGERGSLELAPRVVTRIAELSALQVAHVVRRSEGIERLVGRRLPRASASLDRDRVRIEVDVAVQWPCPVEEVAGQVRHHVAAETARLTGLTVRSTEVTVHAVTRESTPQRPPRRVQ; this is encoded by the coding sequence GTGGCTGAGCCCACCCGCCCCGCCGCCGGCGCGGAGGACTCCGCCGGCGAGCGGGGCAGCCTCGAGCTCGCCCCGCGCGTGGTCACCCGGATCGCCGAGCTCTCGGCGCTGCAGGTCGCCCACGTGGTCCGGCGCTCCGAGGGGATCGAACGGCTCGTCGGCCGCCGGCTGCCGCGCGCGTCCGCGTCCCTGGACCGGGACCGGGTCCGCATCGAGGTCGACGTGGCCGTGCAGTGGCCCTGTCCCGTCGAGGAGGTGGCGGGGCAGGTGCGCCACCACGTGGCGGCCGAGACGGCCCGGCTGACCGGGCTGACGGTCCGCTCCACCGAGGTGACCGTGCACGCCGTGACCCGCGAGAGCACCCCCCAGCGCCCCCCGAGGAGGGTCCAGTGA
- a CDS encoding DUF6286 domain-containing protein, producing MSTSTRTRVTPPAPRAVPAAAWLGPAAAVLLLALGVVAGQDALARWGVTSVGASWLGSTLDGLDGLRAATWTVPVGIALVVVGLVLLVTALKPRRRTHVPVEAAADLWLAPAALSALARDAAEGVRGVSRVSVAATRTAVRVRAAADHPDEVAGPVEEAVRARLAGAQVKVTVRTHRLPGEGADQ from the coding sequence GTGAGCACGTCCACCCGCACCCGGGTCACCCCGCCCGCCCCCCGCGCCGTGCCCGCGGCCGCCTGGCTCGGCCCCGCCGCGGCCGTCCTGCTGCTCGCGCTCGGCGTGGTCGCCGGCCAGGACGCGCTGGCCCGCTGGGGCGTGACGTCCGTGGGGGCGTCCTGGCTCGGTTCGACCCTCGACGGCCTCGACGGGCTCCGCGCCGCCACCTGGACCGTGCCCGTGGGCATCGCCCTGGTGGTGGTCGGGCTGGTGCTGCTGGTCACGGCCCTCAAGCCGCGCCGCCGCACCCACGTCCCGGTCGAGGCGGCCGCCGACCTCTGGCTGGCCCCCGCCGCACTGTCCGCCCTCGCCCGCGACGCCGCCGAGGGCGTGCGCGGGGTCTCCCGGGTCTCGGTCGCCGCCACCCGCACCGCCGTGCGCGTGCGGGCCGCCGCCGACCACCCCGACGAGGTCGCCGGCCCCGTCGAGGAAGCCGTGCGGGCCCGTCTCGCCGGCGCGCAGGTGAAGGTCACCGTGCGCACCCACCGTCTTCCCGGCGAAGGAGCAGACCAGTGA
- a CDS encoding aldose epimerase family protein → METHLIGPADGLRVELLAYGATVHRLLVPTPSGPRNVVLGHRTREEYVAGTAFLGATVGRFANRIADGRFDLDGTTYALAVNENGSTLHGGPAGFDTRDWTLAALGPDSATFTLVSPDGDQGFPGTVRASVTYTVEGTVEGTVEGGAVAVELTATTDAPTPVSLTQHSYFQLDGEGAGSVDDHTLSVHADAYTPTDARLLPTGELAAVDGTPFDLRAATRLGDAVRTGHPQLLAARGIDHNLVLRGSGMREVATLRTRDLALTLSTDAPGLQVYTGNFLDGTVVGPSGRGYRQGDGVALEPQAFPDTPNRPAFGDATLRPGETYRRRVRWAFDAG, encoded by the coding sequence GTGGAGACGCATCTGATCGGTCCGGCGGACGGCCTGCGTGTCGAGCTCCTGGCGTACGGCGCCACGGTGCACCGGCTGCTGGTGCCGACGCCGAGCGGACCGCGCAACGTGGTGCTCGGGCACCGCACCCGCGAGGAGTACGTCGCGGGCACGGCGTTCCTCGGCGCGACGGTCGGCCGCTTCGCGAACCGGATCGCCGACGGCCGCTTCGACCTCGACGGGACGACGTACGCCCTGGCGGTCAACGAGAACGGCAGCACGCTGCACGGCGGGCCGGCCGGGTTCGACACCCGGGACTGGACCCTCGCGGCGCTGGGCCCGGACTCGGCGACCTTCACGCTGGTCAGCCCCGACGGCGACCAGGGGTTCCCCGGGACGGTCCGGGCGAGCGTGACCTACACCGTCGAGGGCACCGTCGAGGGCACCGTCGAGGGCGGGGCGGTCGCCGTCGAGCTCACCGCCACGACGGACGCGCCGACGCCGGTCAGCCTGACCCAGCACTCCTACTTCCAGCTCGACGGCGAGGGCGCCGGGTCCGTCGACGACCACACGCTGTCGGTGCACGCGGACGCCTACACCCCGACCGACGCGCGGCTGCTTCCCACCGGGGAGCTGGCCGCGGTCGACGGCACGCCGTTCGACCTGCGGGCCGCGACCCGCCTCGGGGACGCCGTACGCACCGGGCACCCGCAGCTGCTCGCCGCCCGGGGGATCGACCACAACCTGGTGCTGCGCGGCAGCGGCATGCGGGAGGTGGCGACGCTGCGGACCCGCGACCTCGCGCTGACCCTGTCCACCGACGCCCCCGGCCTGCAGGTGTACACCGGCAACTTCCTCGACGGGACGGTCGTCGGCCCCTCCGGGCGCGGCTACCGGCAGGGCGACGGGGTCGCGCTCGAGCCGCAGGCGTTCCCCGACACCCCGAACCGGCCGGCGTTCGGCGACGCCACGCTGCGCCCGGGCGAGACCTACCGGCGCCGGGTGCGCTGGGCGTTCGACGCCGGCTGA
- a CDS encoding aldo/keto reductase: MEQRTLGRTGRSVSVVGLGTWQLGADWGEVSEDDARAVLDASVEEGVTFFDTADVYGDGRSETVIGRFLADRPDAGVTVATKMGRRVEQVPENYVLDHFRAWTDRSRRNLGVDTLDLVQLHCPPTSVYSDDAVYDALDTLVEDGAVAAYGVSVEKVEEALAALARPHVATVQIIANAFRLKPLEAVFPAAAEAGVGIIVRVPLASGLLSGKYDAGTTFAADDHRSYNRDGSAFDVGETFSGVDYETGLVAAREFGELVAAEAPAGTTSAQAALAWLCQQPAVSSVIPGARNVEQARANAAAGRVGPLGEAFDAGVRRIYDTHLRSTIHPRW, translated from the coding sequence ATGGAACAACGAACCCTGGGCAGGACGGGCCGCTCGGTCTCCGTCGTCGGACTCGGCACGTGGCAGCTCGGCGCGGACTGGGGGGAGGTGTCCGAGGACGACGCCCGCGCGGTCCTCGACGCCTCCGTCGAGGAGGGCGTCACCTTCTTCGACACCGCGGACGTCTACGGGGACGGGCGCAGCGAGACGGTGATCGGCCGCTTCCTGGCCGACCGTCCCGACGCCGGCGTCACCGTGGCCACCAAGATGGGCCGCCGCGTCGAGCAGGTCCCCGAGAACTACGTGCTCGACCACTTCCGGGCCTGGACCGACCGCTCGCGCCGCAACCTCGGCGTGGACACCCTCGACCTCGTCCAGCTGCACTGCCCGCCGACGTCGGTGTACTCCGACGACGCGGTCTACGACGCGCTCGACACCCTCGTCGAGGACGGTGCGGTGGCGGCGTACGGCGTCAGCGTGGAGAAGGTCGAGGAGGCGCTGGCCGCGCTCGCCCGCCCGCACGTCGCGACCGTGCAGATCATCGCCAACGCGTTCCGGCTCAAGCCGCTCGAGGCGGTGTTCCCGGCGGCCGCCGAGGCCGGCGTCGGGATCATCGTCCGGGTCCCGCTGGCCTCCGGCCTGCTGTCCGGCAAGTACGACGCGGGCACCACGTTCGCGGCGGACGACCACCGCTCCTACAACCGCGACGGGAGCGCGTTCGACGTCGGGGAGACCTTCTCGGGCGTGGACTACGAGACCGGGCTGGTCGCCGCGCGCGAGTTCGGCGAGCTGGTCGCCGCCGAGGCGCCGGCGGGCACCACCTCGGCGCAGGCGGCGCTGGCCTGGCTGTGCCAGCAGCCGGCCGTGTCCAGCGTGATCCCGGGCGCCCGCAACGTCGAGCAGGCCCGGGCGAACGCGGCCGCGGGCCGGGTCGGGCCGCTCGGCGAGGCGTTCGACGCCGGCGTCCGGCGGATCTACGACACCCACCTGCGGTCCACGATCCACCCCCGCTGGTAG
- a CDS encoding phosphoenolpyruvate carboxykinase (GTP), with the protein MTADTTQPHIGQSAATTHEGILAWVDEVAELTQPDRVHWCTGSDEEWTELTDALVASGTFTRLNADKKPNSFHAASDPTDVARVEDRTFICSVDEKDCGPTNNWMDPQEMKAIMTDLYRGCMRGRTMYVVPFVMGHLEADSPMFGVEITDSAYVVASMRVMARMGSNVLRRMEEVGATFVPALHSVGMPLVDGRADVSWPCNDTKYIVQFPEERMIWSFGSGYGGNALLGKKCYALRIASVMARDEGWLAEHMLILKLTSPEGVRKYIAAAFPSACGKTNLAMLAPTIPGWKVETLGDDIAWMRIGDDGRLYAVNPEFGFFGVAPGTNELTNPNAMRTIDIGNSVFTNVALTDDGDVWWEGLENTPAHATSWKGEDWTPDSDELSSHPNSRYCTPIKQCPILAPEYDDPRGVPIDAILFGGRRKTTVPLVTEARDWTHGTFMGATLSSETTAAAVGQVGVVRRDPMAMLPFIGYNAGDYFNHWITVGKDNDAAKLPKIFYVNWFRRDEDGGFLWPGFGENSRVLKWVVERMEGQAEAVETPIGYVPTPGSLDTDGLDMTEEELAQALAVDVEEWKAEIPQITEWFEKFGENLPAVLWTELDGLKARLGA; encoded by the coding sequence ATGACCGCCGACACGACCCAGCCCCACATCGGGCAGAGCGCCGCCACGACCCACGAGGGCATCCTCGCCTGGGTGGACGAGGTCGCCGAGCTCACCCAGCCGGACCGGGTGCACTGGTGCACCGGCTCCGACGAGGAGTGGACCGAGCTCACCGACGCCCTGGTGGCGAGCGGCACCTTCACCCGGCTGAACGCTGACAAGAAGCCGAACTCCTTCCACGCGGCCTCCGACCCCACCGACGTGGCACGCGTCGAGGACCGGACCTTCATCTGCAGCGTCGACGAGAAGGACTGCGGGCCCACCAACAACTGGATGGACCCGCAGGAGATGAAGGCGATCATGACCGACCTCTACCGCGGGTGCATGCGGGGTCGGACCATGTACGTCGTCCCGTTCGTGATGGGCCACCTCGAGGCCGACAGCCCGATGTTCGGCGTGGAGATCACCGACTCGGCGTACGTCGTCGCCTCGATGCGGGTGATGGCCCGCATGGGCAGCAACGTGCTGCGCCGGATGGAGGAGGTCGGCGCGACGTTCGTGCCCGCCCTGCACTCGGTGGGCATGCCGCTGGTCGACGGCCGCGCCGACGTCTCGTGGCCCTGCAACGACACGAAGTACATCGTGCAGTTCCCCGAGGAGCGGATGATCTGGTCCTTCGGCTCGGGCTACGGCGGCAACGCGCTGCTCGGCAAGAAGTGCTACGCGCTGCGGATCGCCAGCGTGATGGCGCGTGACGAGGGCTGGCTCGCCGAGCACATGCTGATCCTCAAGCTGACCAGCCCCGAGGGCGTCCGCAAGTACATCGCGGCCGCGTTCCCGAGCGCGTGCGGCAAGACCAACCTGGCGATGCTCGCGCCGACCATCCCGGGCTGGAAGGTCGAGACGCTCGGCGACGACATCGCCTGGATGCGGATCGGCGACGACGGCCGGCTCTACGCGGTGAACCCGGAGTTCGGCTTCTTCGGCGTCGCACCCGGCACCAACGAGCTGACCAACCCCAACGCGATGCGCACCATCGACATCGGCAACTCGGTGTTCACCAACGTCGCGCTCACCGACGACGGCGACGTGTGGTGGGAGGGCCTGGAGAACACCCCCGCCCACGCCACGTCCTGGAAGGGCGAGGACTGGACCCCCGACAGCGACGAGCTGTCGAGCCACCCGAACAGCCGCTACTGCACGCCGATCAAGCAGTGCCCGATCCTCGCACCGGAGTACGACGACCCGCGCGGCGTACCCATCGACGCGATCCTGTTCGGCGGGCGGCGCAAGACCACCGTGCCGCTGGTCACCGAGGCCCGGGACTGGACCCACGGCACGTTCATGGGTGCCACGCTCAGCTCGGAGACGACCGCCGCGGCGGTCGGCCAGGTCGGCGTCGTGCGCCGCGACCCGATGGCGATGCTGCCGTTCATCGGCTACAACGCCGGTGACTACTTCAACCACTGGATCACCGTCGGCAAGGACAACGACGCCGCCAAGCTGCCGAAGATCTTCTACGTCAACTGGTTCCGCCGCGACGAGGACGGCGGCTTCCTGTGGCCCGGCTTCGGCGAGAACAGCCGGGTGCTCAAGTGGGTCGTGGAGCGCATGGAGGGCCAGGCCGAGGCGGTCGAGACCCCGATCGGCTACGTGCCGACGCCCGGCTCGCTCGACACCGACGGCCTCGACATGACCGAGGAAGAGCTGGCCCAGGCCCTCGCCGTCGACGTCGAGGAGTGGAAGGCCGAGATCCCGCAGATCACCGAGTGGTTCGAGAAGTTCGGCGAGAACCTCCCCGCCGTGCTGTGGACCGAGCTCGACGGCCTGAAGGCTCGTCTGGGCGCCTGA